In Verrucomicrobiia bacterium, the genomic window TGGCCGCGAGTTCCTGGAGTCCCGCGGGGTCGGTGGCCTTGCGGGCGAGAATGTGATCCTTCGGAATGGGCTTGAGCGACTCTGCGGCAAACGTCAGGGCCATCGTGTGGCCGGGTTTGCCGGGAAAATCGATCGTAAATTTCGCAAACACGGGGTCCACCGACTTGATCTGGCCGAACCCCCAACTTTTGTGCTGGCAGTAGCCGCTTTCGACGAGCTTGACGAGCGCCTCAACATGACGTCCCTCAATCTTCCCGGCGGCGGCCATTTTCTCGAATTCTTCGCGCATGGAGCCGCATCTTAGGCTCGCCACCGCCGCCGGAAAAGCATTTATTCAGTCCGTGTTGAGTGACAATCCGAGACAAATTGCCGCCCGGGTTTTGATCGAACGCCTGTCCAAAGGCGGCTTCGTCGAAAAGCATCTGGACCGCGCCCTGGCGCGCGCCCGGCTGCATCCCGAGGACCGTGGCCTTTGCCAGGAGCTGGTTTATGGCTGCGTCCGTTGGCAGGGCGCGCTCGACTGGCTGATTCACCGCCAGACGCAGGGCCGCGAGCAGAAGCCTTTCGTGCAAATTCTCTTGCGGCTCGGTCTCTACCAGATTTTCTGGCTCGACCGCATCCCGCCGCACGCGGCCGTCCATGCGACCGTCGAGGCCGCCAAGGCGCTGCGCTACGCCGATCACGCAGGTTTCATCAACGCCGTGCTTCGCACCGCGTTGCGCGACGACAATGTGATCCGCCGCGAACTGGCCGGGTTGAAGACCAGCAACCCCGCGGCCGGTTATTCGCATCCCGAATGGCTGGTGGCGCGCTGGCAGGAACGCTACGGCATGGAGCAAACCTTGAAACTGCTGGAATGGAACAACACGCCCGCGAAGGTTTTTGCCCGCGTCAACACGCTCAAGGTGGAGCCCGGCAAGCTGCTCGAATTCTGGCGCAGCGACAACGTGGGCTACAACTTCGTCTTCAAGGACTGGCTGGAGGAAAACCTGGTGTTCGAGTTCAAATCGCATCCGCCCATTGAGGAGATGCGCAGCTTCAAAAACGGCTTCTTCTACGTGCAGGACCCCAGCACGCTTTTTGCCGTGGACCTGCTTGCGCCCAAGCCGGGCGAGCGCATTCTCGACCTCTGCGCCGCGCCGGGCGGCAAGACGACCTACATTGCGCAGCGCATGAAGAACGAGGGCAAACTGGTGGCCACCGACAGTTCGCCCGAGCGTCTGGAGTTGCTGAAAGAAAACTGCGAACGCCTCGGCGTGACCTGCGTGGAGATTGTCCCGCCACCGAGTATCAACCCTCAACTGTCAACGCCCTTCGACCGCGTGCTCGTGGACGCGCCGTGCTCCAACACCGGCGTCCTGCGCCGGCGCGTCGATCTCCGCTGGCGCACGAAGCCCGAGGAACTCGAACGCCTGCGCAAGGAACAGCTCGAACTCCTCCGCCGTGCGGCGACCTTGGTGAAGCCCGGCGGCGTGCTCGTTTACAGCACGTGCAGTCTCGAGCCCGAGGAGAACGCCGGCGTGGTCGAGGCCTTTCTGAAAGCCCAGCCCGCGTTCACCCTCGATGAATCCGGCGACTTGCTGCCGATGCGGGACGGTTTTGACGGCGCGTATGCGGCGAGGTTGGTGCAGAAGGCATAGCGCCCCGCTCACATCCAATTCCACCACTCCTCGAAATCCTGCCGTTCGCGGGCGACGCGCAGGCCGCGTTCGTCATGCCACAGCACCGCTGCGTGGCCGTGCGAAAAGCGCGTCTCCCAGGGAATGTGATATGCACCGGCTTCCAGCCACACCAGCCGGTCGCCCGGGCGAATGGCGCGCGGCAACGGCCGCAGCGCGAGTTGATCGAACGCCATGCAGGTCGGACCGTAAACGGCCGTCAGCCGGCGCGGACCACGCCGCTCCGGGAGCGTGAGCAGTTCATGCTGTTCCCAGTTGGAAACGAGCGCGTTCAACGTGCGTCCGCCGTCGCAGATGAGCTGCCGCCCGCCGCGCCGCTCCTTCACGTCCAGCACCGTCATCACCAGGACGCCGCTGCCCGCGCTGATGAAGCGCCCGTTCTCCAGCCAGAGTTCGCGCAGATCGGGAAAAAGTTTGGCCGAGCGGGCCAGCGTCGCGGCGAATTCTGACAACCCGGCCGCTCCACGCCAGCCGACGTCATACGCCTGCCCGTCCCGCGACCGCGTGTGTCGCGGCGGCAGACCGCCCCCGACGTCGAGGAACTTCGGGCTGACGCGCGCCGCACGGCAAACCGCCGCTACTTCCGCAATCGCGCGCTCGTAAACGGCCGGTGACGCCACATTGGTGCGCAGATGAAAATGGACCGTCTCGGGCTCGACGTCCGCGCGCCGCAATTGCTTGAACGCCTTCGTCACTTCGTCCGGTGTAAAGCCAAACTGAGTCGGCCATTCCGGGTTCTCCGGGTCAAATTCCTCACGCGTGCAAATCCGCACGCCGACGCGCCAGTTCAATCGCTTCGCCAGTGGCAGCAACGCCTTGATTTCGGCGGCGGAATCGAAGTTCACGGACAATCCGCGCAACGGCAGCCGCGGCAGCCAATGATGCTTGGCCGGACCGTTCACCAGGATGCGTCCGGGCGTGAAGCCTTCGGTCAGCGCCGCGCGCAATTCAAATTCGCTCACCACCTCGATGTCGCCGCCGCGCCCGCGCCACCAGCGGAGCAGGGGGCGGAGGGGCTGGGTTTTGCAGGAAAGCCAGTGGCGAACCAGCGGGAACGCGGAATGCGGAGTGCGGAGTGCGGAACTGAAACCAGCGTCCATAAACGCCGCCTCCAGCTCGGTGATTCGCTCGGCGACGGGTTGCGCCGAGAAAACGTAAAGCGGCGTGGTGCCGGAAAGATGAAGCGCCTCGCGAACGAGGCGCTGCCAGAAGCGGAGAGTTTCGGGTGGGTGACCGAAATTCAATGCGGCCGGCTGGCGCGACGCGGCGCTCACATGCCCATGATCGAGTAGCCGCTGTCCACGTAAATCACCTGGCCGGTGATCGCCGCTGCGCCGTTGCTGGCGAGGAAGGTGCCGGTGGCGCCGAGTTCCTCGGGCACGAGGTTGCGTTTGAGCGGCGAGTGGGCTTCGTAGTGCTTGAGCATTTCAGTGAAGCCCGCAATGCCACGCGCCGCGAGCGTGTTCACGGGGCCGGCGCTGATGCAGTTCACGCGGATTTTCTTCGGACCCAAATCATACGCGAGGTAGCGCGTGCTGGCCTCGAGCGAAGCCTTGGCCACGCCCATCACGTTGTAGTGCGGCACGACCTTCTCGGCGCCGTAATAGCTCATGGCCACGATGCTGCCACCGTCCGTCATCAGCGGCGCCGCCCCGCGGGCGAGCGCGACGAGCGAGTAGGCGCTGACGTCGTGGGCAATGCGATACGCTTCGCGGCTGGTGTTGATGAATTCGCCTTCCAGCGCGTCCTTGGGCGCGAAGGCCACGGCGTGCAGGAGCAGGTGCAACTTGCCAAACTTCTGGCCAACCTCGGCAAAGACGCGGGCGATGTCCTCATCCTTGGTCACGTCGCAGGGCAGGATGAGCGTGTCGGCGCCGAACGTGCCGGCAAGTTCCTCCACGTTGTCCTTGAGGCGCTCGCCCTGGTAGGTAAACGCGAGTTTCGCGCCTTCCCTGGCCCAGGCCTGCGCGATGGCCCAGGCGATGGAGCGTTTGTTGGCGACGCCGAAAACAATGCCGAGTTTGCCGTCGAGTAATCCCATAAACGTATTCGTTAAGTTCACGGCAGGATGTCGCCAACGTCGCCCGCCGCGCAAGGCCGAATACAGGGACGAACAGCGGGCGTCGGGCGGCGAAATGGATGTTGCCAAGAATTTGCGGCCTCGCGCAGAATCCGGGCGTGCATTTCCGGGACAAATGGATTGCTTGGGACGAATTGCCGCGCTGGCGGGAGGCATTCCGCGAGACCGGCCGCCGCCTGGTCGTCACCAACGGCTGCTTCGACCTGCTGCATCTGGGGCACGTGACCTATCTGGAATCCGCCCGCAATCAAGGTGACGCGCTGCTGGTGGGGGTGACGGGAGATGCCGGGGTGCTTGCCTTGAAGGGGGAAGGACGCCCCATCAATTGCGAAACGGATCGCGCGTTGGTGCTGGCCGCCTTGGAAAGTGTCAGCGCAGTTTGCGTTTTCCCCGATCAGACAGCGATGCGCTTTCTGGATCAAGTCCGGCCTGACATCTACGTCAAGGGCGGAGATTACACCATTGATACCATCAACCAGGATGAGCGGCGATTTGTTGAGTCGATGGGTGGCCGCGTGGTGATTTTGGCCAACGTTCCCGGGAAGTCCACCAGCGCCATGCTGGCAAAAATTGCCCGGCTCTGAACACGCCGTTCCCCGAACACTGTGCCAGCCCATTTCCCCAGGAAGATTCTCGTGATTGCCCTTGCTGGAATTGGGGATGCGCTCATTGCCACGCCACTAATGCGCGAACTCCGCTCGTGTTTTCCGGACGCGGTGATTGACGCGCTGGTGTTCTGGGCCGGCTCGCGTGATCTGCTGGCGGGCAATCCCCACCTGCGCCGCGTGCAGCAATGCAATTCCTTCGAAGTTGGCGCAGCGGCATTTCTCAAGTTCATATCCGGTCTTCGCGGGGAGCGCTACGACGTCTCGATCAACACTCATCCGCAGAGCAAGATCGAATACCGCATCGTCGCCCGCATCATCGGCGCAACGTGGCGGCTGAGCCACACCTACGACAACTCCACGTTTCTTGACGATTTGTTCATCACGCACAGCCTGCCGCAGGACTACTCAATCCACTCCGCGGACAATAATCTCCGGCTCCTTTCGTTGCTCGGCAGAGAGGTAAAGCCGAAGGAGCGCGCGTATGAATTATTCCTGACGCCGGAGGAAGTTGCGGCTGCGCAGCGCGTTGCCGAAGAGCACAAGCTGGCCGGCCGGCGTGTGGTGGGCATTCACGTTGGCTCCGGCCGAACCAAGAACCTGCGGATGAAGCGCTGGCCGTTGGAGCATTACATCAATCTCATCCAAAAGCTCACCGCCAGCCGGCCCGAAGTGACCGTGCTGCTGTTTGGCGGCCCGGAGGAAACGGAGGACAACGCACGCATTCTTGCCGCCGCCGCACATGCGAACCTTGTTGCGCCCAGGACGCGCAGCATCCGGGAAGCAGCCGCCTTGATGAAACATTGCGAGGTGTTTCTCAGCGTGGACAACGCGATGATGCACTTTGCCGCCGCGATGAAGGTTCCCAAACAGATAGTTATCGAATCCATGGCGTTCGGCCCGACGCTGGAACCCTACGGACGTCCCTACAAGCTGGTGGTCAATCCCGCCGTGCATGGGCGGAATCTGGATTACTATCGCTACGACGGCAAAGGCATCCGCGGATCAGAAAATGAACTTCGCAAAATCATGGAAGCGGTCACTGTCGATTCGGTTTTCAGGGCCCTTGCCCAGGCGCTGGAGGGGCAGGGGCCATGGCTCGGGGGGTGACCCTCAATCTGTTTGCCAAGGCTCCGTTGCCACTCCGGACGGGATGGTGTTCAATGGGCGACGCAGTGATGAACGCTTGCTGGCACTTTATTGAAGACTCTTCGTCACGCTGCTGTGCAGTTGTGACTGAGTTGCCCTGCCGGGTGAAACAGGGCGTGCCGTCGCGGGGGTGGCCAAGCGGCAAAGCCGGCGGTAAACTGGGCACGATGACAACTCTTTGGATTAAGTCCGCACATGACTGATTACCAACTCATGAACGCCGAGCACCCGCCCAAGGTCAGCATCATCATTCCTGTTTTGAATGCGGGCGGCATATTGGAAAACTGCCTCCGGTCCATTCGCGGCCAGGATTATCCTTCAGCTGCGATCGAGCTGCTGGTGGCGGATGGCCGGTCGGCTGACAATACGCGGGAGATGGCACAATCATACGGGGCGAGACTTCTGGATAATCCCCTCCGAATTGCCGAACAGGGCAAGCGCATCGCACTGGCTGCGGCTTCCGGCGATTTTATCGCCTTCATGGATGCGGACAATGAACTTTCGCATCCGGATTTTTTGCGGCTGGCGGTTGAGGCCCTGCAAGCCAACCCCCAGGCTTTGGGTGTGGAGAGCTATTACCCCGCGTCACCGAGGATGGGCAGTTTCTGTAATTATCTGAACAAAACACTCCACATTGGCGACCCGATTTCCTGGTTGATGAGCGTGAACCCGGTGTTCTTGGGCAAAACGGGCAAGATCGAGCGATGGGGATTTCCGGGTGAGCGATACGCCTATCCCTTGGGGGCAAATGGATTCATCTACCGGCGGGGAGATCTTGAATCGGTTGGCGCATCGGAGAGCTTCGAAGACACCCAAGTGGCATTGAAGCTGGTTCTGGCCGGCAAACGAGAATGGCTGCGAATCGAGAACCGCGGTGTGCATCACTATCTGGTCAAGGGTTTGGTGGATTTTATCCGCAAACGGCGTCGGCAAGCCTACCATCATCTCAGTCTTCGCTCGCGGTCCCCCCTGAGTTGGACAGCGCAGAAACCGCAGGCCACGCCGTTGATGGCCTGTTTGTATTGCGCCACGTTGATCGGGCCGATTTATCATACGCTTCGGGGGCTGCTGGTGACCCGGGATGTTCGTTGGTTGTGGCATCCGATCGCCTGTCTCGCCTCCCTGGTGGGACTGTCGTGGGGGGTGCTGACCTATCTTCAAAGCCCCAAGACGGCTGATGCCGAGGCACGCTTGCAACCGACGCAGGTGTTGAAGCGCTCTTAAAGCGCAAAGGGACCGGGCAGGGGTTGATCCACAAACGCATCCAACCGGCCTTGGAAGGTGCGCAGAAAATAGCGCCATGAGGGGTGGCGCAATGTTCGGCGGAAAATCTCCCTGTCTGACCAGCGGCGAATTTTCCGGCTGACTTCCCGTTGGCGCATTAATTTTCGCAAGCGCGCCAGCACAAATTCCACCGCGCGCACATGCGACCGGGCCAGCAACCACTTGCCCGTGAGAACCGCGCCAGCCAGGCTGCTGCCAAAAACCAGCAGATAACAGGGCATCAACCAGCAGAGGGTGGGGGGTTGCAGGTTGGCTGCCAGACTGAACAGTTGATTGCGCAAA contains:
- a CDS encoding glycosyltransferase family 9 protein produces the protein MPAHFPRKILVIALAGIGDALIATPLMRELRSCFPDAVIDALVFWAGSRDLLAGNPHLRRVQQCNSFEVGAAAFLKFISGLRGERYDVSINTHPQSKIEYRIVARIIGATWRLSHTYDNSTFLDDLFITHSLPQDYSIHSADNNLRLLSLLGREVKPKERAYELFLTPEEVAAAQRVAEEHKLAGRRVVGIHVGSGRTKNLRMKRWPLEHYINLIQKLTASRPEVTVLLFGGPEETEDNARILAAAAHANLVAPRTRSIREAAALMKHCEVFLSVDNAMMHFAAAMKVPKQIVIESMAFGPTLEPYGRPYKLVVNPAVHGRNLDYYRYDGKGIRGSENELRKIMEAVTVDSVFRALAQALEGQGPWLGG
- the rsmB gene encoding 16S rRNA (cytosine(967)-C(5))-methyltransferase RsmB, encoding MEPHLRLATAAGKAFIQSVLSDNPRQIAARVLIERLSKGGFVEKHLDRALARARLHPEDRGLCQELVYGCVRWQGALDWLIHRQTQGREQKPFVQILLRLGLYQIFWLDRIPPHAAVHATVEAAKALRYADHAGFINAVLRTALRDDNVIRRELAGLKTSNPAAGYSHPEWLVARWQERYGMEQTLKLLEWNNTPAKVFARVNTLKVEPGKLLEFWRSDNVGYNFVFKDWLEENLVFEFKSHPPIEEMRSFKNGFFYVQDPSTLFAVDLLAPKPGERILDLCAAPGGKTTYIAQRMKNEGKLVATDSSPERLELLKENCERLGVTCVEIVPPPSINPQLSTPFDRVLVDAPCSNTGVLRRRVDLRWRTKPEELERLRKEQLELLRRAATLVKPGGVLVYSTCSLEPEENAGVVEAFLKAQPAFTLDESGDLLPMRDGFDGAYAARLVQKA
- a CDS encoding glycosyltransferase, yielding MTDYQLMNAEHPPKVSIIIPVLNAGGILENCLRSIRGQDYPSAAIELLVADGRSADNTREMAQSYGARLLDNPLRIAEQGKRIALAAASGDFIAFMDADNELSHPDFLRLAVEALQANPQALGVESYYPASPRMGSFCNYLNKTLHIGDPISWLMSVNPVFLGKTGKIERWGFPGERYAYPLGANGFIYRRGDLESVGASESFEDTQVALKLVLAGKREWLRIENRGVHHYLVKGLVDFIRKRRRQAYHHLSLRSRSPLSWTAQKPQATPLMACLYCATLIGPIYHTLRGLLVTRDVRWLWHPIACLASLVGLSWGVLTYLQSPKTADAEARLQPTQVLKRS
- a CDS encoding adenylyltransferase/cytidyltransferase family protein, whose translation is MLPRICGLAQNPGVHFRDKWIAWDELPRWREAFRETGRRLVVTNGCFDLLHLGHVTYLESARNQGDALLVGVTGDAGVLALKGEGRPINCETDRALVLAALESVSAVCVFPDQTAMRFLDQVRPDIYVKGGDYTIDTINQDERRFVESMGGRVVILANVPGKSTSAMLAKIARL
- a CDS encoding enoyl-ACP reductase; the encoded protein is MGLLDGKLGIVFGVANKRSIAWAIAQAWAREGAKLAFTYQGERLKDNVEELAGTFGADTLILPCDVTKDEDIARVFAEVGQKFGKLHLLLHAVAFAPKDALEGEFINTSREAYRIAHDVSAYSLVALARGAAPLMTDGGSIVAMSYYGAEKVVPHYNVMGVAKASLEASTRYLAYDLGPKKIRVNCISAGPVNTLAARGIAGFTEMLKHYEAHSPLKRNLVPEELGATGTFLASNGAAAITGQVIYVDSGYSIMGM